The Brevibacillus choshinensis genome includes a region encoding these proteins:
- a CDS encoding MarR family winged helix-turn-helix transcriptional regulator codes for MSDQETNELDLTSLMLLSFSTLINELHDRLSELGYGDIRPAHGFLFKRIIPNGATGIELAEHLGITKQAVSKMVEYLESSGYVMRQASPTDKRGKMIVLTERGWSVMRAKEEILVEIEQRWIQNIGAERMQMLRDDLTKLVYEANEDKLLSRLRPVW; via the coding sequence ATGAGTGATCAAGAAACGAATGAATTGGACCTCACTTCACTTATGTTATTATCCTTTAGCACATTGATTAATGAGCTACATGATAGATTGAGTGAGTTGGGATATGGGGATATTAGACCTGCACATGGTTTTTTGTTTAAACGCATCATTCCCAATGGTGCGACAGGTATTGAACTAGCCGAACATTTAGGAATTACCAAGCAAGCTGTTAGCAAAATGGTAGAGTATCTGGAGAGTAGTGGTTATGTCATGCGGCAAGCTTCGCCAACTGACAAGAGAGGGAAAATGATTGTTTTAACCGAACGAGGTTGGTCAGTAATGAGGGCAAAAGAGGAGATATTAGTTGAGATAGAGCAACGTTGGATTCAAAATATTGGAGCTGAACGAATGCAAATGCTCAGAGATGATTTAACCAAATTAGTTTATGAAGCAAATGAAGATAAATTGTTATCGAGGTTACGACCTGTCTGGTAG
- a CDS encoding DNA-binding transcriptional response regulator, with protein MIERNILIIDDDEETDSISINAYKDIFKALKERENIGYKLNFHWESTITDALNRLNKKQEIFDVLVIDYDFPNEHYAHKGVDLVKQIRKAINKRCKIVFYTMHAPHEIDCLEFVDLINNDVFRFVPKDGDILALKYSETNYNKSDQLIVEAIIDAISDSDPISAALEKYMLEYYDILKDVKLQVDGKEHSIQEVLDSIRLYGDLGNKFVSNILEMSIIEHLDIE; from the coding sequence ATGATAGAAAGAAACATATTGATTATTGATGATGATGAAGAGACGGATTCTATTTCTATAAATGCCTATAAGGATATATTTAAAGCATTAAAAGAAAGAGAAAATATAGGATATAAATTAAATTTTCACTGGGAATCGACTATTACTGATGCATTAAATAGGTTAAATAAAAAACAAGAAATTTTTGATGTTCTTGTAATTGATTATGACTTTCCGAATGAGCATTACGCTCACAAAGGGGTTGACTTAGTAAAACAAATTAGAAAAGCAATTAATAAAAGGTGTAAGATAGTGTTTTATACAATGCATGCTCCGCATGAAATTGATTGTTTGGAATTTGTAGATTTAATTAATAACGATGTGTTTAGATTCGTTCCAAAAGATGGGGATATTTTAGCTCTAAAATATTCTGAAACCAACTATAACAAATCAGATCAGTTAATTGTTGAAGCAATAATTGATGCCATATCTGATTCCGATCCGATAAGTGCGGCTCTTGAGAAATACATGCTTGAGTACTACGATATCCTTAAAGATGTAAAGCTACAGGTTGATGGTAAAGAACATTCTATTCAAGAGGTTCTTGATTCTATTCGCTTATACGGCGATTTGGGTAACAAGTTTGTGTCAAACATATTAGAAATGTCGATTATAGAGCATCTTGACATAGAATAG
- a CDS encoding helix-turn-helix domain-containing protein encodes MAKMGQKFTNYSHEIKMEAIRLYMEEGWSNRKIMEHLGIPDRGRVTTWTKKFKQLGEFGLLDQRGRRDEYMDQNRYVQKLERENSMLKKCLQIWMREVSKRSTMPS; translated from the coding sequence ATGGCAAAAATGGGGCAAAAGTTTACGAATTATAGTCATGAAATCAAGATGGAAGCAATTCGCTTGTACATGGAGGAAGGATGGTCTAATCGAAAGATAATGGAACATCTAGGGATCCCAGACAGAGGCCGAGTCACTACATGGACAAAGAAGTTCAAGCAGTTGGGTGAATTCGGCTTATTGGATCAGAGAGGTCGACGTGACGAATACATGGATCAAAATCGATATGTCCAAAAATTAGAGAGGGAGAATTCGATGCTAAAAAAGTGTTTACAAATTTGGATGCGGGAGGTGTCCAAGAGAAGTACAATGCCATCGTGA
- a CDS encoding MFS transporter, with the protein MEQVNQKRKYILLVILFLAWLVGNIDKVAINFAVIPMGKELGFDAKQTGLILSSFFLSYAIMQLLGGWWADKKGSRNVLIISVALWSIFTALTGAGWSLGSLILIRFLFGLGEGSFPSASSVAIGENFTKPERARAKSVLLAASPFGAMLGGILASWLILSTGWRSMFGIFGILGVLITVLLWRFLPKREQKLATNVIEGKEQPMVKPSMKQVLKTPMVWSLLLMWFGMSIVTWGLISWMPSYWINVRHLNMVSTGLISSIPAIAGVVFTIFSGWMLDKYLKGKEKYWGTFGALISGIFLYLMFTAPTIQLAVFYNTLCMIGITFVNTTVFSMPLKLMPQEVIGSATGAINFGGYIAGVIAPSAMGYIITTGSYDAALLFLVICTVIPVIAGLTIRTKKLRLEAEESANHA; encoded by the coding sequence ATGGAACAAGTGAATCAGAAACGTAAGTATATATTATTAGTGATCTTATTTTTGGCCTGGCTAGTAGGCAATATCGATAAAGTCGCCATTAATTTTGCAGTTATTCCGATGGGCAAAGAGTTAGGATTCGATGCAAAGCAAACAGGGCTAATACTTAGTAGTTTCTTTCTAAGCTATGCAATTATGCAGCTTCTTGGAGGTTGGTGGGCAGATAAGAAAGGCTCAAGAAATGTCTTGATAATTTCAGTGGCCCTGTGGTCCATATTTACGGCATTGACCGGTGCCGGATGGTCATTAGGATCTTTGATATTGATTCGTTTTCTGTTTGGACTAGGTGAGGGAAGCTTTCCTTCTGCTAGCTCTGTTGCTATTGGTGAAAACTTTACAAAACCAGAAAGAGCAAGAGCAAAATCCGTGTTACTCGCCGCAAGCCCGTTTGGAGCAATGTTAGGTGGGATTCTTGCATCATGGCTGATCCTGAGTACAGGGTGGAGAAGTATGTTCGGTATATTTGGAATTTTAGGAGTACTCATAACGGTGCTTTTATGGCGTTTTCTACCGAAGCGTGAACAAAAACTTGCAACAAATGTGATTGAGGGTAAAGAGCAACCCATGGTGAAGCCGTCCATGAAACAAGTACTCAAGACACCGATGGTATGGAGTTTGTTACTCATGTGGTTCGGTATGAGTATTGTCACCTGGGGGCTCATCTCATGGATGCCTTCATACTGGATCAATGTTCGTCATTTGAATATGGTGTCTACGGGCTTGATTTCTTCCATCCCTGCAATTGCCGGAGTTGTTTTTACGATTTTCAGTGGTTGGATGCTGGACAAATATTTGAAAGGGAAAGAAAAATATTGGGGTACTTTCGGAGCGCTCATTTCCGGTATCTTTTTGTATTTGATGTTTACAGCTCCTACAATACAACTGGCCGTATTTTATAATACGCTTTGTATGATTGGCATCACCTTTGTAAACACAACCGTGTTCTCAATGCCATTGAAACTCATGCCTCAAGAGGTCATTGGCTCAGCAACAGGAGCTATTAATTTCGGCGGGTATATTGCTGGTGTTATTGCTCCGTCTGCCATGGGTTACATCATAACTACAGGATCCTACGATGCCGCACTCCTGTTCTTAGTTATTTGTACGGTCATTCCTGTAATAGCCGGACTAACGATTAGAACCAAAAAGCTAAGGTTGGAAGCAGAAGAGTCTGCTAATCATGCATAG
- a CDS encoding M20 family metallopeptidase, producing MDYRHRISEIIEQKRDVFILASDKIWDYAETRHEEYKSAEYLCNTLEAEGFQVEKRAGDIETAFIGSYGSGKPVVAILGEFDALFGLSQKSGSLQKEPIMQDGNGHGCGHNLLGTGALAAAVGLRYYMEENNIPGTVRYYGCPAEEGGGGKGFMARKGLFDDVDFALTWHPADMNMVMSMSFLATNQVYFRFKGKSSHAAASPHLGRSAMDAVELMNVGANYLREHIIQDARLHYAITNTGGFSPNVVQPEAEVLYKIRAPKTPQVEEIYQRVCDIARGAALMTETELEIEFDAGSSNVIPNTTLEEVMHDNFTKLGIPTYDEQEMKFAQNIRTTLTEAEKSHIFLPQLKDKVLADFLASYVPNAGQLYGSSDVGDVSWITPTAQCFVSTSAVGTSPHSWQMVTQGKASIAHKGMLHAGKVIAATAFEIMQNPDLIEKAKTELREILGDSQYVCPIPSYVKPSPIKKGRNVD from the coding sequence ATGGATTATCGACACCGCATTTCAGAAATTATTGAGCAGAAGCGTGACGTGTTTATTCTTGCTAGTGACAAAATATGGGACTATGCTGAGACACGGCATGAAGAATACAAGTCGGCCGAATATCTGTGTAACACGTTGGAGGCGGAAGGATTCCAAGTTGAAAAACGAGCGGGAGATATTGAAACCGCATTCATTGGGAGCTACGGCAGTGGAAAGCCGGTTGTTGCAATATTAGGTGAGTTCGATGCCTTGTTTGGTCTAAGTCAGAAGAGTGGATCTTTGCAAAAAGAGCCAATCATGCAGGATGGAAACGGGCATGGTTGCGGACATAACTTACTTGGTACTGGTGCACTTGCGGCAGCTGTAGGTTTACGTTATTACATGGAGGAGAATAACATACCAGGTACTGTCCGTTATTACGGTTGTCCGGCAGAAGAAGGCGGTGGGGGTAAAGGGTTTATGGCTAGGAAAGGCCTATTTGATGATGTCGACTTCGCCTTGACTTGGCATCCTGCAGACATGAATATGGTTATGTCCATGAGCTTTCTCGCTACCAATCAGGTATATTTCAGATTCAAAGGCAAAAGCTCGCACGCAGCTGCAAGTCCCCATCTTGGTCGAAGTGCTATGGATGCTGTTGAGCTCATGAATGTGGGAGCCAATTATTTACGTGAACACATTATACAAGATGCGCGTTTACATTATGCGATTACGAACACTGGAGGATTCTCGCCGAATGTCGTTCAGCCTGAGGCTGAAGTATTGTACAAGATTCGTGCTCCTAAAACACCTCAGGTGGAGGAAATTTATCAACGGGTATGCGATATTGCGCGAGGTGCTGCGCTGATGACGGAAACAGAGCTGGAGATTGAATTTGATGCCGGGTCATCTAATGTTATTCCCAATACGACGCTGGAAGAAGTGATGCACGACAACTTCACCAAGTTGGGGATACCGACTTATGACGAGCAGGAAATGAAGTTTGCCCAAAATATTCGTACTACACTCACTGAAGCTGAAAAGAGCCACATATTTCTGCCTCAATTGAAAGACAAGGTTCTCGCAGATTTCCTCGCCTCTTATGTGCCAAATGCTGGTCAACTTTACGGCTCTTCAGATGTGGGAGATGTTAGTTGGATTACTCCCACGGCGCAGTGCTTTGTGTCTACTTCGGCCGTAGGTACATCTCCGCATAGCTGGCAAATGGTAACGCAAGGAAAGGCATCTATCGCGCATAAGGGTATGCTTCACGCAGGAAAAGTCATCGCCGCTACTGCGTTCGAGATCATGCAAAACCCAGATCTTATTGAAAAAGCTAAAACAGAGCTTAGAGAAATTTTAGGTGACAGTCAGTATGTTTGCCCTATCCCAAGTTATGTGAAACCTTCGCCTATAAAAAAAGGAAGAAACGTGGATTAA
- a CDS encoding DUF3238 domain-containing protein, whose product MANIVKIRGCVFAPYAWLEPIQDPATGRVFEYTGDAREFTPYAVNTMRSRLEQEVIIDFYKKEIFTCADACITTVKITNPDGSIESKEGKAGTANIVCTNVLWGSDDVSFEMRASASNPLNTEAPAADYVLTVRVNENGVSHIEGSHDGFPCYEFYKQTDFGPFELIYSHDFRETGDTPAALAGDMEYSFKWTK is encoded by the coding sequence ATGGCTAACATTGTCAAAATTAGAGGGTGTGTCTTTGCACCGTATGCTTGGCTGGAACCTATTCAAGATCCTGCTACAGGAAGAGTATTTGAATATACTGGCGATGCACGTGAGTTTACACCATATGCAGTCAACACGATGCGCTCAAGATTAGAGCAGGAAGTGATTATTGATTTTTATAAAAAAGAAATATTCACATGCGCAGATGCTTGTATCACAACTGTAAAAATTACTAATCCAGATGGATCTATTGAATCTAAAGAAGGAAAAGCAGGTACAGCGAACATTGTATGCACGAATGTTTTGTGGGGCTCTGATGACGTTTCTTTTGAAATGAGGGCAAGTGCCAGTAATCCTTTAAATACTGAAGCGCCTGCAGCTGACTATGTATTAACTGTACGAGTTAACGAAAATGGCGTTTCGCATATTGAAGGTTCTCATGATGGATTCCCCTGCTATGAATTTTATAAACAAACAGATTTTGGTCCGTTTGAACTCATATATTCACATGATTTCAGAGAAACTGGTGACACTCCAGCCGCGCTAGCCGGAGATATGGAGTACAGTTTTAAGTGGACAAAGTAA
- a CDS encoding FMN-dependent NADH-azoreductase, with the protein MTTVLFVKANNRPADQAVSVKLYEAFLASYKESHPNDTVVELDLYNEELPYVGVDMINGTFKAGKGFDLTTEEATAVAVADKYLDQFLAADKVVFGFPLWNLTIPAILHTYIDYLNRAGKTFRYTPDGPVGLIGDKKIALLNASGGIYSEGPAANMEMAVKYVANMMGFFGVKNIETVVIEGHNKLPDKAEEIIAAGLEKAVRVASTF; encoded by the coding sequence ATGACAACAGTTTTATTTGTAAAAGCAAACAATCGTCCAGCAGATCAAGCAGTTAGTGTGAAATTATATGAAGCTTTTTTAGCAAGTTATAAAGAATCACATCCAAATGACACAGTTGTAGAGCTTGATTTATACAACGAGGAATTGCCATATGTAGGAGTAGATATGATTAATGGCACATTTAAGGCTGGCAAAGGATTTGATTTAACAACTGAAGAAGCAACAGCGGTTGCTGTTGCTGACAAATATTTAGATCAATTCCTTGCTGCTGATAAAGTGGTATTTGGTTTCCCGTTATGGAACCTAACAATCCCGGCTATTCTACACACATATATTGATTATTTGAACCGTGCGGGTAAAACATTTAGATATACGCCAGATGGCCCGGTTGGTCTTATTGGGGATAAAAAGATTGCGTTATTAAATGCAAGTGGCGGAATATATTCTGAAGGCCCGGCGGCCAATATGGAAATGGCCGTTAAATATGTAGCAAATATGATGGGCTTCTTCGGTGTAAAAAATATTGAGACAGTAGTAATTGAAGGTCACAACAAACTCCCAGATAAAGCAGAGGAAATTATTGCTGCAGGTCTTGAAAAAGCTGTTAGAGTAGCAAGCACGTTCTAA
- a CDS encoding IS3 family transposase translates to MFTNLDAGGVQEKYNAIVKLTEWYHVTELCKLFGVSRSGFYAYRKRSSQDKDLVIKEFIQKIYSKYDGKYGYRQTQLFLLQDYKIWVNHKKVLRLMQEMGLRSRVRRKHRCNYASSIGTRVVENLLQRKFHANLPNQKWVTDVTQYRIGDTWLYLSAVKDLFNNEIVAYHLAQRNDNDLVLQTFKKAFQNKEDMSGLIVHSDQGFQYTSYAYHDMLPKVGAQISMSRRGNCYDNASMESFFSHLKTEALYPYDIRTVDEAQRRIEEYIHFYNSTRPQRKLNKLTPIEYRRQLAA, encoded by the coding sequence GTGTTTACAAATTTGGATGCGGGAGGTGTCCAAGAGAAGTACAATGCCATCGTGAAATTGACTGAGTGGTACCATGTAACAGAGTTATGTAAGCTATTCGGGGTCTCTAGAAGTGGATTCTATGCTTACAGAAAGCGGAGTTCACAAGACAAAGACCTTGTAATTAAGGAGTTCATTCAAAAGATCTATAGCAAATATGATGGGAAATACGGATATCGTCAAACGCAGCTCTTTCTACTTCAAGACTACAAGATATGGGTTAACCACAAAAAGGTCCTACGCCTCATGCAAGAGATGGGACTACGCTCCCGAGTACGCCGTAAACATCGATGCAACTATGCTTCTTCTATAGGGACACGTGTAGTTGAAAACTTATTGCAACGGAAATTTCATGCCAACTTACCGAATCAAAAGTGGGTTACTGACGTAACCCAATATCGTATCGGAGATACATGGTTGTACCTGTCTGCCGTCAAGGATTTGTTTAATAACGAAATCGTGGCCTACCATCTAGCGCAGCGCAATGACAATGATCTTGTTTTGCAGACTTTCAAGAAAGCCTTTCAAAATAAAGAGGACATGTCTGGACTGATCGTTCACAGCGATCAGGGATTCCAGTACACGTCCTATGCGTATCACGACATGCTGCCAAAGGTTGGAGCCCAAATCAGCATGTCACGCCGAGGCAATTGTTACGACAATGCCTCTATGGAGAGCTTCTTCTCGCATCTCAAAACGGAAGCGCTCTACCCTTATGATATCCGAACAGTAGACGAGGCACAAAGGAGAATTGAGGAATATATCCATTTTTACAACTCTACGAGGCCACAAAGAAAATTAAACAAGCTGACGCCGATTGAGTACCGGCGCCAGCTTGCTGCTTAG
- a CDS encoding DUF3238 domain-containing protein has protein sequence MTPIVKIRASVFIPMSWTEPRKDAQTGNVIEFEGDSREFTPYAVNTMRSRIEQEVVVDFYKKEIFSYANTGISTERVTTPDGSVHKRSRKAGTEKILCTNIVWSSDSVKFQMSASASNPLNEYAPPVDYLLTVLVNKDGIVDIQGTHDGFPCFEFYKQINFGPFEQIYRHDFRETGDTAEALAGEMEYSFKKIL, from the coding sequence ATGACTCCTATCGTTAAGATTAGGGCGAGCGTCTTTATTCCAATGAGTTGGACAGAACCTAGGAAAGATGCTCAAACAGGGAACGTAATCGAATTCGAAGGTGACTCGCGTGAATTTACACCTTATGCTGTGAACACGATGCGGTCCAGAATTGAACAGGAAGTCGTTGTGGATTTCTATAAGAAGGAAATTTTCTCCTATGCGAATACAGGAATATCAACAGAAAGAGTCACAACACCTGATGGCTCCGTTCATAAAAGATCAAGAAAAGCTGGTACAGAAAAAATTTTGTGCACGAATATTGTCTGGAGTTCCGATAGCGTCAAGTTTCAAATGAGTGCAAGTGCTAGCAACCCATTAAATGAATATGCACCTCCCGTCGACTATCTATTAACCGTACTTGTTAATAAGGATGGCATAGTCGATATTCAAGGAACACATGATGGATTCCCGTGTTTCGAATTTTATAAGCAGATCAATTTTGGTCCTTTTGAACAAATTTACAGACATGATTTCAGAGAAACCGGTGACACCGCCGAAGCACTAGCAGGAGAAATGGAGTATAGTTTTAAAAAAATATTGTAA
- a CDS encoding helix-turn-helix domain-containing protein produces the protein MIRIGVISALSSLDRIKQATAQLLDQCELTFFSFEKLSDIKELYFNNHLFHDAMIVSEVSYHLLKKEIQIFETPIYCIEISKLDLYQCLFQLSMNRVDFSKVFIDFLGEYNQYMGLRGVLRPEQIPYTLDNPHSVAFNENLYEGLIAIHNNLWEQGKIELSITGSSSIVQALRQRRYEVATVLPSQDSIVRVFELALHDIQLTQFVDNQIAFGVISIDGVSISSAMDGDLDFKFMLLHKALLEFSKERRLSLIIQKNNLMFDIMTSNKELKQLTNHLTMCSLYHFLNEKLSFRVHIGWGIGSTIFKARTNAHIANKETASSKGNGSFIKTDKDQIIGPLGEQDCLEVSNAFTPKIKLLSEKTGISTLQINKITAVIDKINSNELSSEEMAHYLGITLRSARRILNRLEEIGVAKISYKKQDKLRGRPQKIYKIDFQSIVD, from the coding sequence TTGATTCGCATAGGTGTCATATCAGCACTAAGCTCTCTCGATAGAATAAAACAAGCGACGGCGCAACTGTTAGATCAGTGTGAGCTTACTTTTTTTTCTTTTGAAAAGCTCAGTGACATTAAAGAATTGTATTTTAATAATCATTTATTTCACGACGCTATGATTGTAAGCGAGGTTTCGTACCATCTTTTAAAAAAAGAAATACAAATATTTGAAACTCCCATTTACTGTATAGAAATTAGTAAACTTGATTTGTATCAATGCTTGTTTCAGTTATCTATGAACCGAGTAGATTTCTCTAAAGTGTTTATTGATTTCTTAGGAGAGTACAATCAGTATATGGGGCTAAGAGGTGTGCTTAGACCTGAACAAATACCTTATACCCTTGACAATCCTCATAGTGTGGCATTCAACGAGAACCTTTACGAAGGGCTGATTGCTATACACAACAATCTTTGGGAGCAGGGTAAAATTGAATTATCAATAACTGGTTCTAGCAGTATTGTTCAAGCCTTGAGACAACGACGATATGAAGTTGCTACCGTCTTACCATCTCAAGATTCTATCGTACGTGTATTTGAACTGGCCCTTCACGACATTCAGCTTACTCAATTTGTCGATAATCAAATCGCATTTGGTGTAATATCGATTGATGGTGTCAGCATCTCATCGGCGATGGACGGCGATCTGGATTTTAAATTCATGTTGTTGCATAAGGCATTACTTGAATTCAGTAAAGAGAGGCGTCTTTCTCTTATAATTCAAAAAAATAATTTAATGTTTGACATAATGACTTCCAACAAGGAATTAAAACAGTTAACAAATCATTTAACCATGTGCTCTTTATACCACTTTTTAAACGAGAAATTGTCATTTAGAGTACATATTGGTTGGGGGATTGGCAGCACTATATTTAAAGCACGAACCAATGCACATATTGCCAACAAAGAAACCGCTTCATCGAAAGGTAATGGTTCTTTTATTAAAACAGACAAGGACCAAATTATAGGTCCCTTAGGTGAACAAGATTGTTTGGAAGTTTCTAATGCCTTTACACCAAAGATTAAACTTCTAAGCGAAAAAACAGGAATTTCAACATTGCAAATTAATAAGATTACCGCAGTCATTGATAAAATAAATAGTAACGAATTAAGCTCTGAAGAAATGGCTCATTACCTAGGGATTACTTTGAGAAGCGCTAGAAGAATTTTAAATCGCTTAGAGGAAATCGGAGTAGCCAAGATTTCATATAAAAAACAGGATAAATTGCGTGGCAGACCTCAAAAGATATACAAGATCGACTTTCAGTCTATTGTAGATTAG
- a CDS encoding sensor histidine kinase, which translates to MGIINTFNFKASTNIKNLLGKDLVTDQITAVFELVKNSYDADATEVDLEFVDLESGNGKLIIRDNGTGMSLDDIEKKWMVIGTDSKKNKMFSNKFQRPLNGDKGIGRFSVDRLGEVLHLSSVKDSSNEKIDMSFEWTKFEREYTNLDQIKIPYYLSEYTTNKHGVTLHIEKLRDNWDQKNILKLINSLKQFKSPFSIKDDFKIKVHVPEYQIFNMEIQPHNLEDISSLWVEVEIPITDTKIISMTVVRDGLKYTEEHPNPYNFGPVKTKIYFFNTQDKTRFAKRMNTLVKEFGNIRLYRDDFRIHPYGESYNDWLDLDIRKAQGYARFFGSRDLIGYVQIYKEHNDGIDAPTNRQGIIENEQSLELRHFIIEYPIKTLEKYFFKKPKNETFLRSKQNIETAVLELKQVTKELNKTAPEAAKILRKITGVVEQSQKEQAQFVKGQEELLEVYKRVASKEILLHRIIHQALIKIEKVRTVTFSGMNTVANNHDQNEDFIGPVRTSFNHIEKLSGNAKEYLKKARDHLIRKRSTESINLKSFSDRILASFEHDFIEHNIMISLEIPENIYLKIDKNDLETILDNFISNSLKSLKQVSDRNKELLLKAIDTTSYTTLVFKDNGLGVPNHLIDRIFDPFFSTTKSSGMGLSIVDEIVKENKGELNLARNNSVGAEFQIKFRK; encoded by the coding sequence GTGGGTATTATTAATACATTTAATTTCAAGGCTTCTACTAACATTAAAAATTTGTTAGGTAAAGATCTTGTCACAGACCAAATAACTGCAGTTTTTGAATTAGTTAAAAACTCATATGATGCAGATGCAACAGAAGTTGATTTAGAATTTGTAGATTTAGAATCAGGTAACGGAAAGCTAATTATTAGAGATAATGGGACAGGAATGAGTCTGGACGATATTGAGAAAAAATGGATGGTAATAGGAACGGATAGCAAAAAAAATAAAATGTTCTCCAATAAATTTCAACGCCCATTAAATGGTGATAAAGGAATTGGGAGATTTTCCGTAGACAGACTTGGAGAAGTATTACATTTATCTTCAGTTAAAGATAGTAGTAATGAAAAAATAGATATGTCTTTCGAGTGGACTAAATTTGAACGGGAATATACCAATCTCGATCAGATAAAAATCCCATATTATCTCTCTGAATATACAACAAACAAGCATGGGGTTACACTTCATATAGAAAAATTAAGAGATAATTGGGATCAAAAAAACATACTTAAACTCATTAATAGCTTAAAACAATTTAAATCACCTTTTTCTATTAAAGACGATTTTAAAATTAAAGTTCACGTACCTGAGTATCAAATTTTTAATATGGAAATTCAACCCCATAATCTTGAAGATATCAGTTCGCTTTGGGTAGAGGTTGAGATTCCTATAACGGACACAAAGATAATAAGCATGACAGTAGTTAGAGATGGTTTGAAATATACAGAAGAACATCCTAACCCCTATAATTTTGGCCCTGTTAAAACAAAGATTTATTTTTTTAATACACAAGATAAAACTAGATTTGCAAAAAGAATGAATACCTTAGTAAAGGAATTTGGAAACATTCGGTTATATAGAGATGATTTTAGGATTCATCCATATGGCGAGAGTTATAACGACTGGCTAGATTTAGACATACGAAAAGCTCAAGGATATGCAAGGTTTTTCGGTTCGCGAGATCTTATTGGATATGTACAAATCTACAAAGAGCATAACGATGGAATAGATGCCCCTACTAACAGACAAGGAATTATTGAAAATGAGCAATCCTTGGAGTTGAGGCACTTCATTATTGAATATCCAATTAAAACATTAGAAAAATATTTTTTTAAAAAACCTAAAAATGAAACATTCCTGAGATCTAAGCAAAATATTGAAACTGCAGTACTTGAATTAAAGCAAGTTACAAAGGAATTAAATAAAACAGCACCTGAAGCAGCTAAGATCTTAAGGAAAATAACTGGTGTTGTCGAACAAAGTCAAAAGGAGCAAGCTCAATTTGTTAAGGGTCAAGAAGAATTGCTTGAAGTATACAAAAGAGTTGCTAGCAAAGAAATACTATTACACCGAATCATTCATCAAGCTTTAATTAAGATTGAAAAGGTTAGAACTGTAACATTTTCTGGAATGAACACAGTAGCTAATAATCACGACCAAAATGAAGACTTCATAGGACCAGTAAGAACTTCTTTTAATCATATTGAGAAACTATCAGGTAATGCTAAAGAGTATTTAAAGAAGGCAAGGGATCATCTGATTAGAAAGAGAAGTACTGAAAGCATTAATCTGAAAAGTTTTTCAGATCGTATCCTAGCAAGTTTTGAACATGATTTTATTGAACACAATATTATGATTTCTTTAGAGATTCCAGAAAATATTTACTTGAAAATAGATAAAAATGATCTGGAAACTATACTTGATAACTTTATTAGCAATTCATTAAAATCATTAAAACAGGTTTCTGATAGAAATAAAGAGCTACTCTTAAAGGCCATAGACACAACATCCTATACAACGCTGGTCTTTAAAGATAATGGATTAGGTGTACCGAATCACCTTATAGATAGAATTTTTGATCCTTTCTTTTCGACTACTAAAAGTTCCGGGATGGGGTTATCCATTGTTGACGAAATAGTAAAGGAAAATAAGGGTGAACTAAATCTAGCCAGAAACAATAGTGTTGGAGCAGAATTTCAAATCAAATTTAGAAAGTAG
- a CDS encoding NUDIX hydrolase, with the protein MFRVDVAYALITNEDQDKVLIVRNIHSSSWSLPGGAVEIDESLSSAAMRETREETGIEVELIGISAVNECFFEDKGEHVVFVTFKAKAKSADIMITRPHEIAEVKWVGLDEADQKMPYYKYGIKKLIESDVIPYDFQGKQTIKTYNSLT; encoded by the coding sequence ATGTTTAGAGTTGATGTTGCATATGCACTGATTACAAATGAGGATCAAGACAAGGTCTTAATCGTTAGAAATATCCACTCCTCAAGTTGGTCGTTACCTGGCGGTGCTGTAGAGATCGATGAGTCATTGTCTTCAGCAGCGATGAGGGAGACAAGAGAAGAAACAGGTATTGAGGTTGAATTAATAGGTATTAGTGCAGTAAACGAGTGCTTTTTTGAAGACAAAGGTGAACACGTAGTATTTGTAACCTTTAAAGCAAAAGCCAAAAGTGCGGATATTATGATCACACGACCACATGAGATAGCAGAAGTAAAGTGGGTTGGTCTTGATGAGGCTGATCAGAAAATGCCTTATTATAAGTACGGTATAAAAAAACTTATCGAATCCGACGTCATCCCTTACGATTTTCAAGGGAAACAAACTATTAAAACTTACAATTCATTAACCTAA